A single genomic interval of Haloterrigena salifodinae harbors:
- a CDS encoding winged helix-turn-helix transcriptional regulator: MTTRSSTASRALVCLVTLLVCGAGTVGIVAAATGGAASLGTDDSLAGSVDETDELENASDDLENVGDGNATNETVDEDDGATAERDSGTDGTWNATDESDDSADEPKDILENGTGTATNTTDETRDAVDTVANGTTETADGLLENSSGALDGDAELDGSNGTGSVDLEVSASASTDSSDGADDDEDNAASGGGADDRTGGSPVPDGTSTTADAVLVGLLGTITAAGAAAGSAGAAGGAASTGAGAGAAAGSAGAGAGSAGAAGGATGLAANWLGQSSVLRHLRRLGSLLPVKLLSILGYSRYDDSDPLENDRRRTIYETIAADPGCYLSQVSEESGVALSTVRHHVRILEEEGLVAATKVNGKRRYFLADEAAVAPGDGGPTAEDAELHAALAEPAKRAVLETLADLGSAPNGRLAAELERDPSTVSHHLSALEEDGLVVREKEGRSVVNELAPAVEAALSETEPPLEDEAVEPSASVPADD, from the coding sequence ATGACCACCCGTTCGTCGACCGCGAGTCGCGCCCTCGTCTGTCTCGTCACTCTCCTCGTCTGCGGCGCCGGAACGGTCGGAATCGTCGCCGCCGCGACCGGCGGCGCCGCGTCGCTGGGGACCGACGACTCGCTCGCCGGGTCCGTCGACGAAACCGACGAGTTGGAAAACGCCAGCGACGACCTCGAGAACGTCGGCGACGGGAACGCGACGAACGAGACCGTCGACGAGGACGACGGGGCGACTGCCGAACGGGATTCCGGGACGGACGGGACTTGGAACGCAACCGACGAGAGCGACGACTCCGCCGACGAACCAAAAGATATCCTCGAGAACGGGACCGGGACAGCGACGAACACGACTGACGAGACGAGGGACGCGGTCGACACCGTCGCTAACGGGACGACCGAGACGGCCGACGGGTTGCTCGAGAACTCGAGCGGCGCGCTCGACGGCGACGCCGAACTCGACGGATCGAACGGAACAGGGTCCGTCGACCTCGAGGTGTCGGCGTCCGCGTCGACCGACTCGAGCGACGGCGCGGATGACGACGAAGATAACGCTGCGAGCGGGGGCGGTGCTGACGACAGGACCGGCGGCTCCCCGGTTCCGGACGGTACCTCGACGACGGCCGACGCCGTCCTCGTCGGCCTGCTCGGGACGATCACCGCCGCGGGGGCTGCAGCGGGGAGTGCCGGCGCCGCCGGTGGGGCAGCCAGCACCGGTGCCGGCGCGGGTGCCGCTGCCGGTTCGGCCGGCGCTGGCGCGGGATCCGCTGGCGCTGCAGGCGGCGCGACCGGCCTCGCGGCGAACTGGCTCGGCCAGTCCTCCGTCCTTCGGCACCTCCGCCGTCTTGGTTCGCTGCTCCCGGTGAAACTCCTCTCGATCCTCGGCTACAGTCGCTACGACGATTCGGACCCCCTCGAGAACGACCGCCGGCGGACGATCTACGAGACCATCGCGGCTGACCCCGGCTGCTACCTCTCGCAGGTCAGCGAGGAGAGCGGCGTCGCGCTCTCGACGGTCCGCCACCACGTCCGCATCCTCGAGGAGGAGGGGCTGGTCGCCGCGACCAAGGTCAACGGCAAGCGCCGGTACTTCCTCGCGGACGAGGCCGCGGTCGCGCCTGGCGACGGCGGGCCGACCGCCGAGGACGCCGAACTCCACGCTGCCCTCGCGGAGCCCGCCAAGCGGGCGGTGCTCGAGACGCTCGCGGACCTCGGTTCGGCGCCGAACGGTCGCCTCGCCGCCGAACTCGAGCGCGATCCGAGCACGGTCTCCCACCACCTTTCGGCGCTCGAGGAGGACGGACTGGTCGTTCGGGAGAAAGAGGGTCGGTCGGTCGTCAACGAACTCGCTCCGGCGGTCGAGGCGGCGCTGAGCGAGACAGAGCCGCCGCTCGAGGACGAAGCGGTCGAACCATCGGCCTCGGTGCCCGCAGACGACTAA
- the mutS gene encoding DNA mismatch repair protein MutS, with the protein MDPALGPPEQMAEKRDELTPMMAQYHDLCARYDDAIVLFQVGDFYETFCGAAERTARLLEIALTSREDSTGEYPMAGIPIDNAESYIEELLEAGYRVAVADQVEEPGETSGVVERAVTRVITPGTLTEDELLSSDDNNFVAAIAREGERLGLGLLDVSTGDFYATSATAPESIADEVSRFDPSEAVVGPDAPADPVPDDCMVTPFDARAFDRERAADKLAAYFRNPDALLAADAEIRACGALLAYAEYVRGGEHEGERGDVDDEERVEAVFEGDAEQRLEYITQLTRYDPREYLLLDAVALRSLELFEPRTVHGRDDATLVGVLDETASALGGRKLRDWIRRPLLEPARIEARHDAVAELKSAVRTRERLYDRLREVYDLERLIGRISRERANARDLRSLRDTLAVVPEIREQLADADCERLRSLRENLDPLADVRELIEDAVVAEPPIEITEGGIIAEGYDDDLDDLRGTARDGKQWIDDLEERERERTGIDSLKVGHNSVHGYYIEVTNPNLDSVPENYQRRQTLKNSERFVTPKLKEREDEIVGAQQRADEREYELFCEVRSEIAAEVERVQGLAEAIASLDALVSLATVAAQYDYCRPEMLERDGRDGLEIGVEGGRHPVVERTQESFVPNDARLTNDRRLAVITGPNMSGKSTYMRQVAQIVLLAQVGSFVPARAARLTPVDRIFTRVGASDDIAGGRSTFMVEMDELATILREADERSLVLLDEVGRGTSTADGMAIAQAITEHLHDRVGATTLFATHHHPLTELADELAAAFTLHFEVDEDDGEVVFHHEIAPGAATGSYGVEVATAAGVPETVVERSRELVSEAAGDDVDDGESIEEREDAIDGDASAEPTADAAAAATADGGDIPTDVAAELRALDLAHLTPVEALTELDRLKQLLEE; encoded by the coding sequence ATGGATCCGGCGCTTGGCCCTCCGGAACAGATGGCCGAGAAGCGCGACGAGCTGACGCCCATGATGGCGCAGTACCACGACCTCTGTGCCCGCTACGACGACGCCATCGTGCTCTTTCAGGTGGGGGACTTCTACGAGACCTTCTGCGGCGCCGCCGAGCGCACCGCTCGCCTGCTCGAGATCGCCCTGACGAGCCGCGAGGACTCCACCGGCGAGTACCCGATGGCCGGCATTCCGATCGACAACGCCGAATCGTATATCGAGGAGCTGCTCGAGGCCGGCTATCGCGTCGCCGTCGCGGACCAGGTCGAAGAGCCCGGCGAGACCTCCGGCGTGGTCGAGCGGGCGGTCACCCGCGTGATCACGCCCGGGACGCTCACCGAGGACGAACTGCTCTCGAGTGACGATAACAACTTCGTCGCGGCCATCGCTCGCGAGGGCGAGCGGCTCGGGCTCGGCCTGCTCGACGTCTCGACGGGCGACTTCTACGCGACGAGCGCGACCGCCCCCGAGTCGATCGCCGACGAGGTGAGCCGATTCGACCCCTCGGAGGCCGTTGTCGGCCCCGACGCGCCCGCCGACCCAGTCCCCGACGACTGCATGGTGACGCCGTTCGACGCCCGCGCCTTCGACCGCGAACGGGCCGCCGACAAGCTCGCGGCGTACTTTCGCAACCCCGACGCCCTGCTCGCGGCGGACGCCGAGATACGGGCCTGCGGCGCCTTGCTCGCGTACGCCGAGTACGTCCGCGGCGGCGAACACGAGGGCGAACGCGGCGACGTCGACGACGAGGAGCGCGTCGAGGCGGTCTTCGAGGGCGACGCCGAGCAACGCCTCGAGTACATCACCCAACTCACCCGCTACGATCCCCGCGAGTACCTGCTGTTAGACGCCGTCGCCCTGCGCAGCCTCGAGCTGTTCGAGCCGCGGACCGTCCACGGCCGGGACGACGCCACGCTCGTCGGTGTGCTCGACGAGACCGCCAGCGCGCTCGGGGGTCGTAAGCTCAGGGACTGGATCCGTCGGCCGCTGCTCGAGCCCGCGCGGATCGAGGCCCGCCACGATGCGGTCGCCGAGCTGAAATCGGCCGTGCGGACCCGCGAGCGCCTCTACGACCGACTGCGGGAGGTCTACGACTTAGAGCGGCTGATCGGGCGCATCTCCCGCGAGCGAGCCAACGCCCGGGACCTGCGCTCGCTGCGCGATACGCTCGCGGTCGTCCCCGAGATCAGGGAGCAGTTGGCCGACGCGGACTGCGAACGCCTGCGGAGCCTCCGCGAGAACCTCGATCCGCTGGCGGACGTCCGCGAGTTGATCGAGGACGCCGTCGTCGCGGAGCCGCCGATCGAAATCACCGAGGGCGGGATCATCGCGGAGGGGTACGACGACGACCTCGACGACCTCCGGGGGACCGCTCGAGACGGCAAGCAGTGGATCGACGACTTAGAGGAGCGCGAACGCGAGCGGACGGGCATCGATTCGCTGAAGGTCGGCCACAACTCGGTCCACGGCTATTACATCGAGGTGACGAACCCGAACCTCGATTCTGTCCCCGAGAACTACCAGCGCCGGCAGACGCTGAAGAACTCCGAGCGGTTCGTCACGCCGAAGCTCAAGGAACGCGAGGACGAGATCGTCGGCGCCCAGCAGCGAGCCGACGAGCGCGAGTACGAACTGTTCTGCGAGGTCCGCAGCGAAATCGCCGCCGAGGTCGAACGCGTGCAGGGACTGGCAGAGGCGATCGCGTCCCTCGACGCGCTCGTCTCGCTCGCGACCGTCGCGGCCCAGTACGACTACTGTCGCCCCGAGATGCTCGAGCGCGACGGCCGGGACGGCCTCGAGATCGGCGTCGAAGGGGGCCGGCATCCGGTCGTCGAGCGCACCCAGGAGTCGTTCGTCCCCAACGACGCCCGGCTGACGAACGACCGGCGGCTGGCCGTGATCACGGGCCCCAACATGTCGGGGAAGTCGACGTACATGCGCCAGGTCGCCCAGATCGTCCTGCTCGCGCAGGTCGGGAGCTTCGTCCCGGCCCGCGCGGCCAGGCTGACGCCCGTCGATCGGATCTTCACCCGCGTCGGCGCCAGCGACGACATCGCGGGCGGGCGCTCGACGTTCATGGTCGAGATGGACGAACTCGCGACTATTCTGCGCGAGGCCGACGAGCGCTCGCTGGTCCTCTTAGACGAGGTCGGCCGGGGCACCTCGACCGCCGACGGGATGGCCATCGCGCAGGCGATCACCGAACACCTCCACGACCGGGTCGGCGCGACGACGCTGTTCGCGACCCACCACCACCCGCTGACCGAACTCGCCGACGAGCTCGCGGCCGCGTTCACGCTCCACTTCGAGGTCGACGAGGACGACGGCGAGGTCGTCTTCCACCACGAGATCGCCCCCGGCGCGGCGACGGGCTCCTACGGCGTCGAGGTGGCGACGGCCGCGGGCGTCCCCGAGACCGTGGTCGAACGCTCGCGGGAACTGGTCTCGGAGGCGGCCGGTGACGATGTCGACGACGGTGAATCGATCGAAGAGCGTGAAGACGCGATCGACGGGGACGCCTCGGCCGAACCGACCGCCGACGCGGCTGCTGCGGCCACTGCAGACGGAGGCGACATTCCCACCGACGTCGCCGCCGAACTCCGGGCGCTAGACCTCGCGCACCTCACGCCCGTCGAGGCGCTGACGGAACTGGATCGACTGAAGCAACTGCTCGAGGAGTGA
- a CDS encoding terpene synthase family protein, translating to MVAESQFPSLEDEIDPFANAPTRTLSETVRPLADAYDDRIGDRDRSTWRWFDAVEPEFRLSCVDDERGRRVRDAKVLATMFITVIDDVAERHGDRATLEELLLVPFDSRPADPTRDGVDGAYVRFQQELWDALLSQFRESPRAEEFEPLFRFDVRQALQSVDYSALLARYPGLAGERELRTYDVYNMMLFPFADIDLANASEFERRDLSAVRDVVARGQRMARIGNWIASWERELAEGDYSSGVVVRALESGVVSIDELRALQQQPSAAAVGAIANRIRDAGIEAAFVDRWRCEYERGADYCGEIASVDVRAYLDGFVPIFRSQLARRGGA from the coding sequence ATGGTAGCCGAGTCGCAGTTCCCCAGCCTCGAGGACGAGATTGATCCGTTTGCGAACGCACCGACGCGGACGCTCTCGGAAACGGTTCGGCCGCTGGCCGACGCCTACGACGACCGGATCGGCGATCGGGACCGATCCACGTGGCGGTGGTTCGACGCGGTCGAACCCGAGTTTCGCCTGTCGTGTGTCGACGACGAGCGCGGGCGGCGCGTTCGCGACGCGAAGGTGCTCGCCACGATGTTCATCACCGTCATCGACGACGTCGCCGAGCGACACGGCGACCGGGCGACCCTCGAGGAACTGCTGCTCGTCCCGTTCGACTCGCGGCCTGCCGATCCGACGCGCGACGGCGTCGACGGCGCGTACGTTCGATTCCAGCAGGAGCTCTGGGACGCGCTGCTGTCGCAGTTCAGAGAGAGCCCGCGGGCCGAGGAGTTCGAGCCGCTGTTCCGGTTCGACGTGCGGCAGGCGCTCCAGTCGGTCGACTACTCGGCGCTGCTGGCCCGGTATCCCGGCCTCGCCGGTGAGCGCGAACTCCGAACCTACGACGTCTACAACATGATGCTCTTCCCGTTCGCCGACATCGATCTCGCTAACGCGTCCGAGTTCGAGCGACGCGACCTCTCGGCCGTTCGGGACGTCGTCGCCCGCGGCCAGCGGATGGCGCGAATCGGAAACTGGATCGCCTCCTGGGAGCGCGAACTCGCCGAGGGCGACTACAGTTCCGGCGTCGTGGTCCGCGCCCTCGAGTCTGGCGTCGTGTCGATCGACGAACTCCGTGCGCTCCAGCAGCAGCCGTCCGCAGCGGCGGTCGGTGCGATCGCCAACCGGATCCGCGACGCCGGCATCGAAGCCGCGTTCGTCGATCGCTGGCGCTGCGAGTACGAGCGGGGCGCCGACTACTGCGGCGAGATCGCGTCCGTCGACGTTCGGGCGTACCTCGACGGGTTCGTCCCGATTTTCCGCTCGCAACTCGCCCGTCGGGGCGGGGCCTGA
- a CDS encoding DUF7269 family protein, which produces MTIGAVSVCAAAVVLTVPGIEDWLRWPWDGELLPVAFFTVVVTIASLLGPFVAFDDAERTGSDGRTPESPPPTPTPGSEIDRLLDRRWLVLRPSTRHRRVHSRFREVAIRTIVRTTDCSTAAARERLERGTWTDDPVAAAFVRVEDGSASSRFRSLVDYVSVPRRARRTARAIRVLAAEAEAEEERR; this is translated from the coding sequence GTGACGATCGGCGCGGTGTCGGTCTGCGCCGCAGCGGTCGTCTTGACCGTACCCGGAATCGAGGACTGGCTCCGTTGGCCGTGGGACGGCGAACTGCTGCCGGTCGCGTTTTTCACGGTGGTGGTTACGATCGCGAGCCTCCTCGGTCCGTTCGTTGCATTCGACGACGCCGAGCGCACGGGGTCGGACGGCCGGACACCCGAGTCGCCCCCGCCGACGCCGACACCCGGGTCCGAGATCGACCGCCTGTTGGACCGCCGGTGGCTGGTATTGCGCCCGTCGACTCGACACCGACGCGTTCACTCTCGATTCCGGGAGGTGGCGATTCGAACGATCGTCCGAACGACCGACTGCTCTACGGCGGCCGCCCGCGAGCGACTCGAGCGGGGGACGTGGACGGACGATCCGGTCGCCGCGGCGTTCGTCCGCGTCGAAGACGGTTCGGCATCGTCCCGGTTCCGATCGCTCGTGGATTACGTCTCCGTTCCGCGACGGGCTCGGCGGACGGCGCGAGCGATCCGAGTGCTCGCTGCGGAGGCGGAGGCCGAGGAGGAGCGGCGATGA
- a CDS encoding 50S ribosomal protein L21e, with translation MPNSNGPRQGSRRKLSNEPRNRGTSSPQRAIQEYEEGEKVHLKIDPSVPNGRFHPRFDGQTGEVIGKQGDAFKVQISDRGKEKTLIVTAAHMRAQNQEKTRI, from the coding sequence ATGCCGAACTCTAATGGCCCTCGTCAGGGATCCCGTAGAAAACTCTCGAACGAACCTCGAAACCGTGGCACCTCGTCGCCACAGCGCGCGATTCAGGAGTACGAGGAGGGCGAGAAGGTCCACCTCAAGATCGACCCGAGCGTCCCCAACGGCCGCTTCCACCCGCGCTTCGACGGACAGACCGGCGAAGTCATCGGCAAACAGGGCGACGCCTTCAAGGTCCAGATCAGCGACCGCGGCAAGGAGAAGACGCTGATCGTCACCGCCGCGCACATGCGCGCCCAGAACCAAGAGAAGACCCGGATCTGA
- a CDS encoding DUF4129 domain-containing protein, whose translation MSGRMNTVRAAVRRNGTVLIATALLSILTLGGTAAVLESTPIPSPYDAPADGTGGSGLSLMAVLILLVDALLSLFGIEADPAALATGAGSWADALIVALSVLRSVALPLLGIGVIATIVLHVRRRLPTSASGSLVFRLGARRSSNRTSRSTATDQSWPPAEPRNDVAEAWVSMTDRLDVERPRSRTPEEWAEAAIDAGYDEEAVTTITELYRETRYGDATEPLERRRDAIRELERLEGGGDTE comes from the coding sequence ATGTCTGGACGGATGAATACGGTTCGTGCGGCGGTGCGCCGAAACGGGACCGTCCTGATCGCGACCGCCCTCCTGTCGATTCTCACGCTCGGCGGTACGGCGGCGGTCCTCGAGTCGACACCGATACCGTCCCCGTACGACGCTCCCGCGGACGGGACCGGAGGGTCCGGTCTCTCCCTGATGGCCGTCCTGATACTGCTCGTCGACGCGTTGCTTTCGCTGTTCGGCATCGAAGCCGATCCCGCCGCTCTTGCAACCGGGGCCGGCTCCTGGGCGGACGCACTCATTGTGGCCCTCAGCGTGCTCCGTTCGGTCGCCCTTCCGCTTCTCGGTATCGGTGTGATCGCGACGATCGTCCTGCACGTTCGCCGTCGGCTCCCGACGTCGGCATCCGGATCGCTCGTCTTTCGTCTGGGCGCCCGACGGTCGTCGAACCGGACGTCGCGGTCGACCGCGACGGACCAGAGCTGGCCGCCCGCCGAGCCCAGAAACGACGTGGCCGAGGCGTGGGTTTCGATGACTGATCGGCTCGACGTAGAGCGTCCTCGCTCTCGAACGCCCGAAGAGTGGGCCGAGGCCGCCATCGACGCGGGATACGACGAGGAGGCGGTAACGACGATAACGGAGCTGTACAGGGAAACCCGATACGGGGACGCGACCGAACCGCTCGAGCGTCGCCGGGACGCGATCCGCGAACTCGAACGGCTCGAAGGAGGGGGTGATACCGAGTGA
- a CDS encoding cystathionine gamma-synthase gives MDDSDSDSDGVDERGEQEPRRIETRSIHAGQEPDPETGALMTPILANSTYKQDAPGDHRGYEYSRTGNPTRTDLEENLASLENADYGRAFASGMASINTVLNLLEAGDHVVTGNDVYGGTHRIFTQVYEEYNIEFSFVDMTDLDEIEAAFREETALLWLETPTNPLMSIVDIAGAADIAHDNDALCAIDNTFATPYLQRPLDLGADIVSHSLTKYLGGHSDVVGGALLTNDTDLDERLGFYQNSVGATPGPFESFLVLRGTKTLPVRMDRHCENARAIAEWLDDHPDVDRVYYPGLESHPGHEIAAEQMDDFGGMLSFELDASLEEASEVVSNTEVFTLAESLGGVESLIEQPAPMTHAAIPREERLEAGLSDSLIRVSVGIEHVDDLIGDLESAIETALE, from the coding sequence ATGGACGATTCCGACAGCGACAGTGACGGCGTCGACGAACGCGGCGAGCAGGAGCCGCGCCGAATCGAAACCCGCTCGATCCACGCCGGACAGGAGCCCGATCCCGAAACGGGCGCGCTGATGACGCCGATCCTCGCGAACTCCACCTACAAACAGGACGCGCCGGGCGATCACCGCGGCTACGAGTACTCCCGGACCGGAAACCCGACTCGGACGGACCTAGAGGAAAACCTCGCGAGCCTCGAGAACGCCGACTACGGCCGCGCGTTCGCCAGCGGGATGGCCTCGATCAACACCGTGCTCAACCTCCTCGAGGCCGGCGATCACGTCGTCACCGGCAACGACGTCTACGGCGGCACCCACCGCATCTTCACGCAGGTCTACGAGGAGTACAATATCGAGTTCTCGTTCGTCGATATGACCGACCTCGATGAGATCGAGGCGGCGTTCCGCGAGGAAACGGCGCTGCTCTGGCTCGAGACGCCGACCAACCCGCTTATGTCGATCGTCGATATCGCGGGCGCGGCCGACATCGCCCACGACAACGACGCGCTGTGTGCGATCGACAACACCTTCGCGACGCCGTACCTCCAGCGCCCCCTCGATCTGGGCGCGGATATCGTCTCCCACTCCCTGACGAAGTATCTGGGCGGCCACTCGGACGTCGTCGGCGGCGCCTTGCTGACCAACGACACCGACCTCGACGAGCGACTGGGCTTCTACCAGAACTCCGTCGGCGCGACGCCGGGCCCCTTCGAGTCCTTCCTTGTCCTCCGGGGCACCAAGACCCTCCCCGTCCGCATGGACCGCCACTGCGAGAACGCCCGCGCAATCGCCGAGTGGCTCGACGACCACCCCGACGTTGACCGCGTCTACTACCCCGGCCTCGAGTCCCACCCGGGCCACGAGATCGCCGCCGAGCAGATGGACGACTTCGGCGGCATGCTGAGCTTCGAACTCGACGCGAGCTTAGAGGAGGCCAGCGAGGTCGTCTCGAACACCGAGGTCTTCACCCTCGCGGAGAGCCTCGGCGGCGTCGAGAGCCTGATCGAACAGCCCGCGCCGATGACCCATGCCGCCATTCCGCGCGAGGAACGGCTCGAGGCCGGGCTCTCGGACAGCCTGATCCGTGTCTCGGTGGGGATCGAGCACGTCGACGACCTGATCGGTGACCTCGAGAGCGCGATCGAGACGGCGCTCGAGTAG
- a CDS encoding helix-turn-helix domain-containing protein: protein MRQYELRLSPQGGWFHPFEKRIDRREGVDRVAIHRIRLRPDGLGVMVYELAGEFERVEALVDEELGSLGYWIEEYGDRIFVCSRFVPNETVSELLRVTRDFQVFLDPPLTYVRGGDLKVSLFATEESFQRARSVVPDTVDLTLETKQPFEPEENVFLASLTPKQRRLFETAIELGYYGSPRETTYEEIGREVGIAGGTVGEHLRKIEAKLVDHVVSASVTESPKRRQLQ from the coding sequence ATGCGTCAGTACGAACTTCGGCTCTCGCCGCAGGGAGGGTGGTTTCATCCGTTCGAAAAGCGGATCGATCGCCGCGAAGGGGTCGACCGCGTGGCGATCCACCGGATCCGTCTCCGCCCCGACGGGCTCGGGGTGATGGTCTACGAACTCGCGGGGGAGTTCGAACGCGTCGAGGCGCTCGTCGACGAGGAGCTCGGCTCGCTCGGCTACTGGATCGAGGAGTACGGCGACCGAATCTTTGTCTGTTCGCGGTTCGTTCCGAACGAGACCGTCAGCGAACTCCTGCGGGTGACGCGGGACTTTCAGGTGTTCCTCGACCCGCCACTGACGTACGTCCGCGGGGGCGATCTCAAGGTGTCGCTGTTCGCGACCGAGGAGTCGTTCCAGCGGGCGCGGTCGGTCGTGCCCGACACCGTCGATCTCACCCTCGAGACGAAGCAGCCGTTCGAACCTGAGGAGAACGTCTTCCTCGCGTCGCTCACGCCGAAACAGCGCCGGCTGTTCGAGACGGCGATTGAACTCGGCTACTACGGCTCGCCCCGGGAGACGACCTACGAGGAGATCGGCCGCGAGGTCGGCATCGCAGGCGGGACGGTCGGCGAACACCTCCGGAAGATCGAGGCGAAACTCGTCGATCACGTCGTCTCGGCCTCGGTCACGGAGTCGCCGAAGCGACGACAGCTCCAGTGA
- a CDS encoding DoxX family membrane protein, protein MSILSQSEEQSDSAVGQPSGDAESAADSDVTARPLFRLGRVLFGGVLAFTAVDNLRQLEGRIDYADAKDAPLPGVTVPSVSGSLLLGGISVALWRAPAAGAAAIASFLIGTTPIMHDFWNEDDPQQQQQELTHFLKNTALLGAALAFLEVGQRET, encoded by the coding sequence ATGAGCATCCTCTCCCAATCCGAAGAACAGAGCGACAGCGCAGTCGGCCAGCCGAGCGGCGACGCCGAATCGGCTGCGGACTCGGACGTAACCGCGCGGCCGCTGTTCCGCCTCGGGCGGGTCCTCTTCGGCGGCGTCCTCGCGTTCACGGCCGTCGACAACCTCCGGCAACTCGAGGGGCGGATCGACTACGCCGACGCCAAGGACGCGCCGCTGCCCGGCGTAACGGTGCCCTCGGTCAGCGGGAGCCTCCTGCTTGGCGGCATCAGCGTCGCCCTCTGGCGGGCCCCGGCGGCCGGCGCCGCGGCGATCGCCAGCTTCCTGATCGGGACGACACCGATCATGCACGACTTCTGGAACGAGGACGACCCCCAACAGCAACAACAGGAGCTAACCCACTTCCTGAAGAACACCGCGCTGCTGGGCGCGGCCCTCGCGTTCCTCGAGGTCGGCCAGCGAGAGACGTAG
- a CDS encoding MBL fold metallo-hydrolase, translating into MPADEREVGVHTLPITVEYGSRTITLTPTLVETERGPVLIDAGPEGALEGLRTHLRSLGYALEDIWLVVLTHHDADHAGGLDKLLEVVDAVVATHREEAPYIAGERDPIKGDGDRYPPVDVDLELTGGVRIPTLAGPMEVLETPGHAPGHVSLHFPEDGLLIAGDALVADDGSLSGPNPDFTPDTDRALESVGKLADREIEHVVCYHGGYVDSGSERIRELSERGLED; encoded by the coding sequence ATGCCTGCAGACGAACGCGAGGTGGGCGTCCATACGCTCCCGATCACGGTCGAGTACGGTAGTCGAACGATCACGCTCACCCCGACGCTGGTCGAGACCGAGCGCGGACCGGTCCTGATCGACGCCGGCCCGGAGGGCGCGCTCGAGGGCCTTCGAACGCACCTCCGGTCGCTCGGCTACGCTCTCGAGGACATCTGGCTCGTCGTTCTCACCCACCACGACGCCGATCACGCGGGCGGACTCGACAAGTTGCTCGAGGTCGTCGACGCGGTCGTCGCGACCCACCGCGAGGAGGCGCCGTATATCGCCGGCGAGCGCGATCCGATCAAGGGCGACGGCGATCGTTATCCCCCCGTCGACGTCGATCTGGAACTCACCGGCGGCGTCCGAATTCCCACCCTCGCCGGCCCGATGGAGGTCCTCGAGACGCCGGGCCACGCGCCCGGACACGTTTCCCTGCACTTCCCGGAGGACGGCCTGTTGATCGCCGGCGATGCCCTCGTCGCGGACGACGGCTCGCTGTCGGGACCGAACCCCGACTTCACCCCTGACACGGATCGCGCCCTCGAATCAGTTGGAAAACTGGCCGACCGCGAAATCGAGCACGTGGTCTGCTACCACGGCGGCTACGTCGACAGCGGGAGCGAACGGATCCGAGAACTCTCCGAGCGCGGACTCGAGGACTGA
- a CDS encoding GNAT family N-acetyltransferase, whose translation MSALRVRRFEPADTDRIRELHETAMRDVGAYVADVPDEDLETVTETYLESGGEFLVGERKGRIVAMGAFRPVDGTDFVAQVLPDLPGSTVELTRMRVDPDYQRRGYGRRIATELERRARERGATQIVLDTRPTQTAARGLYETLGYEEAACERIEGFGEPFELVFYRKPLLDGE comes from the coding sequence ATGTCCGCCCTCCGCGTTCGCCGATTCGAACCGGCGGACACCGATCGGATCCGGGAGCTACACGAAACGGCCATGCGAGACGTCGGGGCCTACGTCGCGGACGTTCCGGACGAGGATCTCGAGACCGTCACCGAGACGTACCTCGAGAGCGGCGGCGAGTTCCTCGTCGGCGAGCGCAAGGGGCGAATCGTCGCCATGGGCGCGTTCCGGCCGGTCGACGGGACGGACTTCGTCGCACAGGTACTCCCCGACCTCCCGGGGTCGACGGTTGAACTAACCCGTATGCGCGTCGATCCGGACTATCAGCGCCGCGGCTACGGTCGGCGAATCGCGACGGAACTCGAACGACGCGCTCGCGAGCGGGGGGCGACGCAGATCGTCCTCGACACGAGGCCGACACAGACCGCCGCCCGCGGACTTTACGAGACGCTGGGGTACGAGGAAGCGGCGTGCGAGCGGATCGAGGGGTTCGGCGAGCCGTTCGAACTGGTATTCTATCGGAAACCGCTCCTCGACGGCGAGTAA